The Erythrobacter sp. JK5 genome includes a region encoding these proteins:
- the ilvN gene encoding acetolactate synthase small subunit, giving the protein MKIKSAEAERHVLTVTVDNEPGILAKITGLFTARGYNIDSLTVADISEDHAVSRITIVTSGPPEVIDQIEAQLERLVPVHRVTDLTTAGAHVERELALIKVAGKGEPRVEALRIAELFRANVVDTTTSSFVFELTGAPDKIDSFIALMRELGLVEVGRSGVVGMMRGAEGA; this is encoded by the coding sequence ATGAAAATCAAGAGCGCCGAGGCGGAGCGCCACGTCCTGACCGTTACGGTCGACAACGAGCCGGGGATCCTCGCCAAGATCACCGGGCTGTTCACCGCGCGCGGCTACAATATCGACAGCCTCACCGTGGCTGATATTTCGGAAGACCACGCCGTCAGCCGTATCACGATCGTCACCAGCGGGCCGCCCGAGGTAATCGACCAGATCGAAGCGCAGCTCGAACGGCTCGTGCCGGTCCACCGTGTGACCGATCTCACCACCGCCGGGGCCCATGTCGAGCGCGAACTGGCGCTGATCAAGGTCGCAGGCAAGGGTGAGCCGCGGGTCGAGGCGCTGCGGATCGCAGAACTGTTCCGCGCCAATGTCGTGGACACCACCACCAGCAGCTTCGTATTCGAATTGACCGGCGCGCCGGACAAGATCGACAGTTTCATCGCCCTGATGCGCGAGCTTGGGCTGGTCGAGGTCGGCCGCTCGGGTGTGGTCGGGATGATGCGCGGGGCCGAGGGCGCCTGA
- the ilvC gene encoding ketol-acid reductoisomerase: MKVYYDADADLGLIKSKKIAVLGYGSQGHAHAQNLRDSGVAEVAIALREGSSTRKKAEDAGFKVLSNTEAAKWADILMILAPDEHQAAIWENDIAGNMKPGSALAFAHGLNIHFGLIEPPADIDVIMIAPKGPGHTVRSEYQRGGGVPCLIAVHQDASGSAHDVALAYASGVGGGRSGIIETNFKEECETDLFGEQAVLCGGITHLIQAGFETLVEAGYAPEMAYFECLHETKLIVDLLYEGGIANMRYSISNTAEYGDITTGPRIITDETKAEMKRVLADITSGRFVKDFVLDNRAGQPELKAARKAAEAHPIEKTGSELRAMMPWIGANKLVDKSKN, translated from the coding sequence ATGAAAGTCTATTACGATGCCGACGCTGATCTCGGCCTGATCAAGTCCAAGAAGATCGCCGTGCTTGGCTACGGATCGCAGGGCCATGCCCATGCGCAGAACCTGCGCGACAGCGGCGTCGCCGAGGTTGCGATTGCGCTGCGCGAAGGCTCCTCGACCCGCAAGAAGGCCGAGGATGCCGGGTTCAAGGTGCTGTCAAACACAGAAGCGGCGAAATGGGCCGATATCCTCATGATCCTCGCTCCCGACGAGCATCAGGCGGCAATCTGGGAGAATGACATTGCGGGCAACATGAAGCCGGGCAGCGCGCTCGCCTTCGCGCACGGCCTCAACATCCATTTCGGCCTGATCGAACCGCCCGCCGACATCGACGTCATCATGATCGCGCCCAAGGGCCCCGGCCACACCGTGCGCAGCGAATACCAGCGCGGCGGCGGCGTCCCCTGCCTGATCGCGGTCCACCAGGATGCAAGCGGAAGCGCGCACGACGTCGCCCTTGCCTATGCCAGCGGCGTCGGCGGCGGCCGCAGCGGCATCATCGAAACCAATTTCAAGGAAGAGTGCGAAACCGACCTGTTCGGCGAACAGGCTGTGCTGTGCGGCGGCATCACCCACCTGATCCAGGCCGGGTTCGAAACGCTGGTCGAAGCCGGATACGCGCCCGAAATGGCCTATTTCGAATGCCTCCACGAAACCAAGCTGATCGTCGACCTGCTGTATGAAGGCGGGATCGCCAACATGCGCTATTCGATTTCGAACACCGCGGAATATGGCGATATCACCACCGGCCCGCGGATCATCACCGACGAGACCAAGGCGGAGATGAAGCGCGTTCTCGCCGACATCACCAGCGGACGGTTCGTCAAGGATTTCGTGCTCGACAACCGCGCCGGGCAGCCCGAACTCAAGGCCGCGCGCAAGGCGGCTGAAGCGCATCCGATCGAAAAGACCGGTTCGGAGCTGCGCGCGATGATGCCGTGGATCGGAGCCAACAAGCTGGTCGACAAGTCGAAGAATTAG
- a CDS encoding DUF2200 domain-containing protein, with protein sequence MSKPWIYTQPFASIYPMYVEKAEKKGRGRSEVDRVIGWLTGYDEAAMKAEIERKTDCETFFDKAPAPNPNRELITGVVCGVRVEDVEEPVMREIRYLDKLVDELAKGKAMEKILREP encoded by the coding sequence ATGAGCAAGCCCTGGATCTACACCCAGCCCTTTGCCTCGATCTATCCGATGTATGTCGAGAAGGCCGAGAAAAAGGGCCGGGGTCGTTCGGAAGTCGACCGGGTGATCGGCTGGCTTACAGGCTACGACGAAGCAGCGATGAAGGCCGAGATCGAACGCAAGACCGATTGCGAAACCTTCTTCGACAAAGCGCCTGCACCCAATCCCAATCGTGAACTCATCACGGGCGTCGTCTGCGGCGTCAGGGTCGAAGACGTGGAAGAGCCGGTAATGCGCGAAATTCGCTATCTCGACAAACTCGTCGATGAGCTTGCCAAGGGCAAGGCAATGGAGAAGATTCTCCGCGAACCCTGA
- a CDS encoding DUF4329 domain-containing protein produces METSRNTALIFGACAIAWVVIVARAYTNVKGPEDFVVTVSQPEVQAFARDQLGALQKRSFAEDVELCAIIFEDSEGKLGSTPVRVGAEASCDIAYFDEPGMAPVASFHTHGSFGEEYDNEVPSLTDIQSDIGSGMDGYVSTPGGRLWWIDWRGERAVEVCGEGCLEQDPDYRPCPGDRINREFSLTQLVARNDSVAADC; encoded by the coding sequence ATGGAGACGTCCCGCAATACTGCCCTGATCTTCGGCGCGTGCGCAATCGCCTGGGTGGTGATCGTGGCACGGGCCTACACCAACGTGAAAGGGCCCGAAGACTTCGTCGTTACCGTGTCGCAGCCCGAAGTGCAGGCTTTCGCCCGCGACCAGCTCGGCGCGTTGCAAAAGCGGTCGTTCGCCGAGGATGTCGAACTGTGCGCGATCATCTTCGAGGACAGCGAAGGCAAACTCGGCAGCACCCCGGTGCGGGTCGGGGCCGAGGCGAGCTGCGACATCGCCTATTTCGACGAACCCGGCATGGCTCCCGTCGCCAGCTTTCACACGCATGGCTCGTTTGGCGAGGAATACGACAACGAAGTGCCCTCGCTGACCGATATTCAGAGCGATATCGGCAGCGGGATGGACGGCTATGTCTCGACCCCCGGTGGGCGGCTGTGGTGGATCGACTGGCGCGGCGAACGCGCGGTCGAAGTCTGCGGCGAAGGATGCCTGGAACAGGACCCCGATTATCGCCCATGCCCAGGCGACCGGATCAATCGCGAATTCTCTCTGACGCAGCTCGTCGCCCGGAACGACAGCGTCGCTGCCGATTGCTGA